TCGCAGAAACCAGCGTCAAAAACAAAACTGCATCGTTCTTGTATGCGCTGGGCTGGACGCAACACTCCGTGGGCGCGCAAAACATTCGCACCATGGCGATGATTCAGTTGCTACTCGGCAATATGGGTATGGCTGGCGGCGGCGTCAACGCCCTGCGTGGTCACTCCAATATTCAGGGCCTGACCGACCTTGGCCTGCTGTCACAAAGCCTGCCTGGCTACATGACGCTGCCGAATGAAAAACAGCCCGACCTCCAGACCTATCTTGCCGCCAACACGCCAAAACCGTTGCTGGAAGGCCAGGTAAACTACTGGGGTAACTACCCGAAATTCTTCGTTTCGATGATGAAAGCTTTCTTTGGCGACAAAGCCACAGCGGAAAATAGCTGGGGTTATGACTGGTTGCCGAAGTGGGACAAAGGCTACGATGTCCTGCAATATTTCGAGATGATGAACCAGGGCAAGGTGAACGGTTATCTCTGCCAGGGCTTCAACCCTGTCGCCTCGTTCCCTAACAAAAACAAAGTCATTGCGTCACTGTCGAAGCTGAAATTCCTCGTGACCATCGACCCGCTGAACACGGAAACCTCGAACTTCTGGCAAAACCACGGCGAGATGAACGATGTTGATCCGTCGAAAATCCAGACCGAAGTGTTCCGCTTACCATCAACCTGCTTTGCGGAAGAAAACGGCTCTATCGTTAACTCCGGTCGCTGGTTGCAGTGGCACTGGAAAGGTGCGGACGCCCCAGGAGAAGCGCTGAACGACGGCGAAATTCTCGCGGGTATCTTTAGCCGCTTGCGTCATATGTACCAGACCGAGGGCGGTGCGCTGCCTGAGCAAGTACTGAACATGAGCTGGAATTACCTGACGCCAGATAACCCAGCGCCAGAAGAAGTGGCGATGGAAAGCAACGGTAAAGCGCTGGCGGATGTGACTGACCCGGCAACCGGCGCGGTGCTGGTGAAAAAAGGTCAGCAGCTTAGCTCGTTTGCCCAACTGCGCGATGACGGCACCACCTCGAGTGGCTGCTGGATTTTCGCCGGTAGCTGGACGCCAGACGGCAACCAGATGGCGCGACGTGATAACGCCGACCCGTCAGGTTTAGGCAACACACTAGGCTGGGCCTGGGCGTGGCCGCTCAACCGTCGCATTCTGTATAACCGCGCTTCCGCTGACCCGCAGGGTAAACCGTGGGACGAAAAACGCCGCCTGATTTCCTGGGATGGCGCGAAGTGGAGCGGTGCGGATATTGCCGACTACAGCGCTGCCGCACCGGGTACTGACGTTGGGCCGTTCATCATGCAGCCGGAAGGTTTAGGGCGTCTGTTCGCTATCGACAAGATGGCAGAAGGGCCGTTCCCGGAACATTACGAGCCGTTTGAAACGCCACTCGGTACTAACCCACTGCACCCGAACGTGGTTTCTAACCCAGCCGCGCGCGTGTTCAAAGGTGACCTGGAAGCGATGGGTAAACACGACAAGTTCCCGTATGTCGGCACCACTTATCGTCTGACCGAGCACTTCCACTACTGGACCAAACACGCGGTATTGAATGCCATCGCGCAGCCAGAGCAGTTTATCGAGATTGGCGAGAAGCTCGCGAATTCACTCGGTATTGCACACGGTGACACGGTGAAAGTTTCGTCTAACCGTGGCTTTATCAAGGCCAAAGCGGTGGTGACCAAACGTATTCGCCAGCTGGATGTTAACGGCCAGAAAGTGGACACCATCGGTATTCCGATTCACTGGGGTTACGAAGGCGTGGCGAAGAAAGGCTTTATCGCCAACACCCTGACGCCATATGTCGGTGATGCCAACACGCAAACGCCTGAATTTAAGGCGTTCCTGGTCAATGTGGAAAAGGTGTAACGGAGACGAATTATGGCTTATCAATCTCAGGACATCATCCGTCGTTCCGCTACTAACGGCATTACACCCGCGCCACAGGCGCGGGATCATCAGCAAGAGGTCGCAAAACTTATCGACGTGACCACCTGTATCGGCTGTAAAGCCTGTCAGGTGGCGTGTTCGGAGTGGAACGATCTGCGTGATGAAATCGGCAGTAACGTTGGGGTTTACGATAATCCGGCGGATTTAACCGCCAAATCGTGGACGGTGATGCGCTTCTCGGAAGTCGAGCAAAACGACAAGCTGGAATGGCTTATCCGCAAAGATGGCTGTATGC
The nucleotide sequence above comes from Buttiauxella selenatireducens. Encoded proteins:
- the fdnG gene encoding formate dehydrogenase-N subunit alpha, producing MQVSRRQFFKICAGGMAGTTAAALGFAPGVALAETRQYKLLRTRETRNTCTYCSVGCGLLMYSLGDGAKNAKASIFHIEGDPDHPVNRGALCPKGAGLVDFIHSESRLKFPSYRAPGSDKWEQISWETAFDRIAKLMKEDRDANFIAHNDQGTTVNRWLSTGMLCASASSNETGYLTQKFSRALGMLAVDNQARVUHGPTVASLAPTFGRGAMTNHWVDIKNADLVIVMGGNAAEAHPVGFRWAMEAKIHNGAKLIVIDPRFTRTASVADFYTPIRSGSDIAFLSGVLLYLINNNKFNREYVEAYTNANLIVREDYSFDDGLFSGYDAANRKYDKTSWNYELDEKGFAKRDLTLSHPRCVWNLLKEHVSRYTPDVVSNICGTPKDDFIKVCEYIAETSVKNKTASFLYALGWTQHSVGAQNIRTMAMIQLLLGNMGMAGGGVNALRGHSNIQGLTDLGLLSQSLPGYMTLPNEKQPDLQTYLAANTPKPLLEGQVNYWGNYPKFFVSMMKAFFGDKATAENSWGYDWLPKWDKGYDVLQYFEMMNQGKVNGYLCQGFNPVASFPNKNKVIASLSKLKFLVTIDPLNTETSNFWQNHGEMNDVDPSKIQTEVFRLPSTCFAEENGSIVNSGRWLQWHWKGADAPGEALNDGEILAGIFSRLRHMYQTEGGALPEQVLNMSWNYLTPDNPAPEEVAMESNGKALADVTDPATGAVLVKKGQQLSSFAQLRDDGTTSSGCWIFAGSWTPDGNQMARRDNADPSGLGNTLGWAWAWPLNRRILYNRASADPQGKPWDEKRRLISWDGAKWSGADIADYSAAAPGTDVGPFIMQPEGLGRLFAIDKMAEGPFPEHYEPFETPLGTNPLHPNVVSNPAARVFKGDLEAMGKHDKFPYVGTTYRLTEHFHYWTKHAVLNAIAQPEQFIEIGEKLANSLGIAHGDTVKVSSNRGFIKAKAVVTKRIRQLDVNGQKVDTIGIPIHWGYEGVAKKGFIANTLTPYVGDANTQTPEFKAFLVNVEKV